One genomic region from Syngnathus typhle isolate RoL2023-S1 ecotype Sweden linkage group LG17, RoL_Styp_1.0, whole genome shotgun sequence encodes:
- the ddx42 gene encoding ATP-dependent RNA helicase DDX42 isoform X1 has protein sequence MNWNKGGPGVKRGFGFGGFSLGGGKKEDPPLPQKSHGSFGPPGSSGYGKGQLPSFYKIGTKRGNFDEENAYFEDDEEESSSNVDLPYIPAENSPTRLQMRSGDGSDSEDDPLDTFMAEVENQAAKDIKKIEEKSAKGIRDDIEEEDEQEAYFRYMAENPTAGLTLEEEEENVDYDSDGNPIAPVAKKIILPLPPIDHSEIDYPPFEKNFYNEHEELSSLTGTQVVELRQKLNLRVSGAAPPKPCTSFAHFSFDEQLMHQIRKSEYTQPTPIQCQGVPIALSGRDMIGIAKTGSGKTAAFIWPMLVHIMDQKELEPGDGPIGVIVCPTRELCQQIHAECKRFGKAYSLRSVAVYGGGSMWEQAKALQEGAEIVVCTPGRLIDHVKKKATSLQRVSYLVFDEADRMFDMGFEYQVRSIASYVRPDRQTLLFSATFRKKIERLARDILMDPIRVVQGDIGEANEDITQVVEMLSSGTDKWSWLTRRLVEFTSSGSVLIFVTKKSNSEELATNLTQEGYSLGLLHGDMDQSERNKVISDFKKKNLPVLVATDVAARGLDIPSIRTVVNYDVARDIDTHTHRIGRTGRAGEKGVAYTLLTGKDTTFAGDLVRNLEGANQNVSKELMDLALQNPWFRKSRFKGGQGKKLNIGGGGLGYKERPGLGADTSDRSSSSSTSSVLSSLSDYGGFNKSGGGGGGGGGGGGAMGDRISAMRQAFQAQYKSHFVAASGNPPKLSTKSNCSSGWTSAGSLSSVPTESPSGAVRAQAVAASFAMPGFTSAGSLCSVPAAAQSSVPTPSRERGDRDRERERSGHHSDSRNGDERRRDKEDRKSERDRGDGGFAVPEPPKRRRSRWDN, from the exons ATGAATTGGAACAAAGGTGGTCCCGGTGTGAAGCGCGGCTTTGGCTTTGGGGGCTTTTCTCTTGGCGGTGGGAAGAAAGAAGACCCACCGCTCCCCCAGAAATCCCACGGGTCGTTCGGGCCTCCAGGATCCAGCGGCTACGGGAAGGGCCAACTGCCGTCTTTCTACAAGATCGGCACCAAACGAGGCAATTTTGACGAGGAAAATGC GTACTTTgaggacgacgaggaggagTCCAGCAGCAACGTGGACCTGCCGTATATCCCGGCAGAGAACTCGCCCACGCGGCTGCAGATGAGGTCCGGCGACGGCTCGGACAGCGAGGACGATCCCCTCGACACATTTATGGCTGAGGTTGAG AACCAAGCGGCAAAGGACATTAAGAAAATCGAGGAAAAGTCGGCCAA GGGTATTCGTGATGACATTGAAGAAGAAGATGAACAA GAGGCCTACTTCCGCTACATGGCCGAGAACCCCACCGCCGGCCTGAcgctggaggaggaagaggagaacgtGGACTACGACAGCGACGGCAACCCCATTGCCCCCGTCGCCAAGAAAATCATTCTGCCCCTGCCTCCTATCGACCACTCCGAG ATTGATTACCCGCCATTTGAGAAGAACTTCTACAACGAGCACGAGGAGCTCAGCAGCCTGACCGGAACTCAGGTGGTAGAACTTCGGCAAAAGCTCAACTTGCGA GTATCGGGAGCCGCACCACCCAAGCCGTGCACCAGCTTTGCCCACTTCAGCTTTGACGAGCAGCTGATGCATCAGATCCGCAAGTCCGAGTATACTCAACCCACCCCCATCCAGTGTCAG GGCGTGCCCATCGCTCTGTCGGGCCGCGACATGATCGGTATCGCCAAAACCGGCAGTGGCAAAACGGCGGCGTTTATCTGGCCTATGTTGGTGCACATCATGGACCAGAAGGAGCTGGAGCCCGGGGACGGACCCATCGGCGTCATCGTGTGCCCCACCCGGGAGCTGTGTCAGCAG ATCCACGCTGAATGCAAGCGCTTCGGCAAAGCGTACTCTCTGCGTTCTGTGGCAGTCTACGGAGGAGGCAGCATGTGGGAGCAGGCCAAGGCTCTGCAGGAAGGCGCAGAGATTGTGGTGTGCACTCCG GGTCGCCTGATCGACCACGTTAAAAAGAAGGCCACGTCCCTGCAGAGAGTCTCGTACCTTGTGTTTGATGAGGCGGACCGCATGTTTGACATGGGCTTTG AGTATCAAGTTCGATCCATCGCCAGCTACGTGCGTCCAGACAGACAGA CGCTTCTGTTCAGCGCCACGTTCCGGAAGAAGATTGAGAGGCTGGCCAGAGACATCCTGATGGATCCCATCCGCGTGGTGCAAGGAGATATCGGAGAG GCCAACGAAGACATTACACAGGTGGTGGAAATGCTGTCGAGCGGCACGGACAAGTGGAGCTGGCTAACGCGGCGCCTGGTGGAGTTTACGTCCAGCGGCTCGGTGCTGATCTTCGTCACCAAGAAGTCCAATTCGGAGGAGCTGGCCACCAACCTGACGCAGGAGGGCTACAGCCTGGGCTTGCTGCACGGTGACATGGACCAGAGCGAGAGGAATAAGGTCATCAGCGACTTCAAGAAGAAGAACCTGCCAGTCTTGGTGGCCACCGACGTTGCCG CCCGCGGTCTGGACATCCCGTCTATCCGCACGGTGGTCAACTACGACGTGGCGCGGGACATCGACACGCACACGCACCGCATTGGTCGAACGGGTAGAGCTGGCGAGAAGGGCGTGGCCTACACCCTGCTGACCGGCAAGGACACCACCTTTGCCGGGGACCTGGTGCGCAACCTGGAGGGCGCCAATCAGAATGTCTCCAAAGAACTCATGGACTTGGCCCTGCAG AATCCATGGTTTAGGAAGTCCAGATTCAAAGGCGGTCAAGGAAAGAAGCTGAACATCGGTGGAGGAGGACTCGGTTACAAAGAGAGACCGGGATTGGGTGCTGACACTTCT gatcgcagcagcagcagcagcaccagcagtgTGTTGTCTTCCTTGAGCGACTACGGGGGGTTCAACAagagtggcggcggcggcggcggcggcggtggcggcggcggggccATGGGAGACCGCATATCTGCCATGAGACAAGCCTTCCAG GCTCAATACAAGAGTCACTTTGTGGCGGCGTCAGGCAACCCGCCCAAGCTCAGCACCAAGTCCAACTGCTCGTCCGGCTGGACCAGTGCCGGCAGCCTGAGCTCTGTGCCTACCGAGTCGCCCAGCGGCGCAGTGCGAGCCCAGGCCGTCGCCGCCTCTTTTGCCATGCCGGGCTTCACCAGCGCCGGCTCGCTATGCAGCGTGCCCGCCGCCGCGCAAAGCAGCGTCCCGACGCCCTCGCGGGAACGCGGCGATCGTGATCGAGAAAGGGAGCGTAGCGGCCACCACAGCGATAGCCGCAACGGGGATGAAAGGAGGCGGGATAAAGAGGACAGAAAGAGCGAGAGGGACAGAGGAGACGGAGGCTTTGCCGTACCCGAGCCGCCCAAACGTAGAAGGAGCAGGTGGGACAACTAG
- the ddx42 gene encoding ATP-dependent RNA helicase DDX42 isoform X2, protein MAENPTAGLTLEEEEENVDYDSDGNPIAPVAKKIILPLPPIDHSEIDYPPFEKNFYNEHEELSSLTGTQVVELRQKLNLRVSGAAPPKPCTSFAHFSFDEQLMHQIRKSEYTQPTPIQCQGVPIALSGRDMIGIAKTGSGKTAAFIWPMLVHIMDQKELEPGDGPIGVIVCPTRELCQQIHAECKRFGKAYSLRSVAVYGGGSMWEQAKALQEGAEIVVCTPGRLIDHVKKKATSLQRVSYLVFDEADRMFDMGFEYQVRSIASYVRPDRQTLLFSATFRKKIERLARDILMDPIRVVQGDIGEANEDITQVVEMLSSGTDKWSWLTRRLVEFTSSGSVLIFVTKKSNSEELATNLTQEGYSLGLLHGDMDQSERNKVISDFKKKNLPVLVATDVAARGLDIPSIRTVVNYDVARDIDTHTHRIGRTGRAGEKGVAYTLLTGKDTTFAGDLVRNLEGANQNVSKELMDLALQNPWFRKSRFKGGQGKKLNIGGGGLGYKERPGLGADTSDRSSSSSTSSVLSSLSDYGGFNKSGGGGGGGGGGGGAMGDRISAMRQAFQAQYKSHFVAASGNPPKLSTKSNCSSGWTSAGSLSSVPTESPSGAVRAQAVAASFAMPGFTSAGSLCSVPAAAQSSVPTPSRERGDRDRERERSGHHSDSRNGDERRRDKEDRKSERDRGDGGFAVPEPPKRRRSRWDN, encoded by the exons ATGGCCGAGAACCCCACCGCCGGCCTGAcgctggaggaggaagaggagaacgtGGACTACGACAGCGACGGCAACCCCATTGCCCCCGTCGCCAAGAAAATCATTCTGCCCCTGCCTCCTATCGACCACTCCGAG ATTGATTACCCGCCATTTGAGAAGAACTTCTACAACGAGCACGAGGAGCTCAGCAGCCTGACCGGAACTCAGGTGGTAGAACTTCGGCAAAAGCTCAACTTGCGA GTATCGGGAGCCGCACCACCCAAGCCGTGCACCAGCTTTGCCCACTTCAGCTTTGACGAGCAGCTGATGCATCAGATCCGCAAGTCCGAGTATACTCAACCCACCCCCATCCAGTGTCAG GGCGTGCCCATCGCTCTGTCGGGCCGCGACATGATCGGTATCGCCAAAACCGGCAGTGGCAAAACGGCGGCGTTTATCTGGCCTATGTTGGTGCACATCATGGACCAGAAGGAGCTGGAGCCCGGGGACGGACCCATCGGCGTCATCGTGTGCCCCACCCGGGAGCTGTGTCAGCAG ATCCACGCTGAATGCAAGCGCTTCGGCAAAGCGTACTCTCTGCGTTCTGTGGCAGTCTACGGAGGAGGCAGCATGTGGGAGCAGGCCAAGGCTCTGCAGGAAGGCGCAGAGATTGTGGTGTGCACTCCG GGTCGCCTGATCGACCACGTTAAAAAGAAGGCCACGTCCCTGCAGAGAGTCTCGTACCTTGTGTTTGATGAGGCGGACCGCATGTTTGACATGGGCTTTG AGTATCAAGTTCGATCCATCGCCAGCTACGTGCGTCCAGACAGACAGA CGCTTCTGTTCAGCGCCACGTTCCGGAAGAAGATTGAGAGGCTGGCCAGAGACATCCTGATGGATCCCATCCGCGTGGTGCAAGGAGATATCGGAGAG GCCAACGAAGACATTACACAGGTGGTGGAAATGCTGTCGAGCGGCACGGACAAGTGGAGCTGGCTAACGCGGCGCCTGGTGGAGTTTACGTCCAGCGGCTCGGTGCTGATCTTCGTCACCAAGAAGTCCAATTCGGAGGAGCTGGCCACCAACCTGACGCAGGAGGGCTACAGCCTGGGCTTGCTGCACGGTGACATGGACCAGAGCGAGAGGAATAAGGTCATCAGCGACTTCAAGAAGAAGAACCTGCCAGTCTTGGTGGCCACCGACGTTGCCG CCCGCGGTCTGGACATCCCGTCTATCCGCACGGTGGTCAACTACGACGTGGCGCGGGACATCGACACGCACACGCACCGCATTGGTCGAACGGGTAGAGCTGGCGAGAAGGGCGTGGCCTACACCCTGCTGACCGGCAAGGACACCACCTTTGCCGGGGACCTGGTGCGCAACCTGGAGGGCGCCAATCAGAATGTCTCCAAAGAACTCATGGACTTGGCCCTGCAG AATCCATGGTTTAGGAAGTCCAGATTCAAAGGCGGTCAAGGAAAGAAGCTGAACATCGGTGGAGGAGGACTCGGTTACAAAGAGAGACCGGGATTGGGTGCTGACACTTCT gatcgcagcagcagcagcagcaccagcagtgTGTTGTCTTCCTTGAGCGACTACGGGGGGTTCAACAagagtggcggcggcggcggcggcggcggtggcggcggcggggccATGGGAGACCGCATATCTGCCATGAGACAAGCCTTCCAG GCTCAATACAAGAGTCACTTTGTGGCGGCGTCAGGCAACCCGCCCAAGCTCAGCACCAAGTCCAACTGCTCGTCCGGCTGGACCAGTGCCGGCAGCCTGAGCTCTGTGCCTACCGAGTCGCCCAGCGGCGCAGTGCGAGCCCAGGCCGTCGCCGCCTCTTTTGCCATGCCGGGCTTCACCAGCGCCGGCTCGCTATGCAGCGTGCCCGCCGCCGCGCAAAGCAGCGTCCCGACGCCCTCGCGGGAACGCGGCGATCGTGATCGAGAAAGGGAGCGTAGCGGCCACCACAGCGATAGCCGCAACGGGGATGAAAGGAGGCGGGATAAAGAGGACAGAAAGAGCGAGAGGGACAGAGGAGACGGAGGCTTTGCCGTACCCGAGCCGCCCAAACGTAGAAGGAGCAGGTGGGACAACTAG
- the limd2 gene encoding LIM domain-containing protein 2, which translates to MDNRNTEEKPVQRSKSFSFKAHKEVCSSCEKTVYPMERLVADNQVFHSTCFCCKHCNTKLSLGNFAALQGEFYCKPHFKQLFKSKGNYDEGFGRKQHKERWAAKETENITKTA; encoded by the exons ATG GATAACAGAAACACTGAAGAGAAACCAGTCCAGCGGTCCAAG TCGTTCAGCTTCAAGGCGCACAAGGAGGTGTGCTCGTCCTGCGAGAAGACCGTCTACCCCATGGAACGACTGGTGGCCGACAACCAGGTCTTCCACTCCACGTGCTTCTGCTGCAAGCACTGCAACACCAAGCTCAG CCTGGGAAACTTTGCCGCCCTGCAAGGCGAATTCTACTGCAAGCCTCACTTCAAGCAGCTGTTCAAGAGCAAAGGGAACTACGACGAGGGCTTCGGACGCAAGCAGCACAAAGAGCGTTGGGCCGCCAAGGAGACGGAAAACATCACCAAGACGGCGTGA
- the map3k3 gene encoding mitogen-activated protein kinase kinase kinase 3 has protein sequence MNERQALHSIMKDLVALQMTRRQPVLPYDGGGGKLKTPAQPTRQENIRIKFEFSGERRILMFERPVQFDEIQRKVKLAFGQQLDLHYVINELTVPLRGQDDLDKAVDLLDRSASMKSIRILLLERERDNARHLPCTQVRIKASQSTGDVSAAYSSSEPRGRHLSTGSQNAGRSSPPPGYVPERQQRMARQGSYTSVNSEGEFIPETGDQCVLDPWSSGENSVSGSCQSLDSNSDSPSLRKSRMHRAKSYPDNRQELSDREKHVYERIVGKGGTYPRRYHILLHQKDLSEGRRTFPRIRRPQVNLFTLVPSRRSLNGSEESMGSRQPTDGRGRLRPPQERPVAHKSPSAPVTWRRGKLLGQGAFGRVYLCYDVDTGRELAAKQVHFDPDSPETSKEVSVLECEIQLLKNLRHERIVQYYGCLRNRTEKTLTIFMEYMPGGSVKDQLKAYGALTESVTRKYTRQILEGMSYLHSNMIVHRDIKGANILRDSEGNVKLGDFGASKRLQTICMSGKGIRSLTGTPYWMSPEVISGEGYGRKADVWSLGCTVVEMLTEKPPWAEYEAMAAIFKIATQPTKPLLPARTSEQAHDFVRRIFVAAERRPGAEELLGHPFSQE, from the exons ATGA ATGAACGACAGGCACTCCACTCCATCATGAAGGACCTGGTGGCCCTGCAGATGACGCGGCGGCAACCCGTCCTACCGTATGATGGCGGTGGCGGTAAACTCAAGACACCCGCTCAGCCTACTCGACAG GAGAACATCAGGATCAAGTTTGAGTTTTCAGGCGAGAGGCG GATCCTCATGTTTGAGCGACCCGTGCAGTTTGACGAAATCCAGCGCAAAGTCAAGCTGGCATTTGGCCAGCAGCTGGACCTCCATTACGTGATCAACGAG TTGACTGTCCCGCTGCGAGGCCAGGACGACCTGGACAAGGCCGTAGACCTGCTGGACCGAAGCGCCAGCATGAAGAGCATCCGGATCCTGCTGCTGGAACGGGAACGCGACAAT GCCCGGCACTTGCCTTGCACGCAAGTTCGAATCAAAGCCTCACAGTCCACCGGAGACGTCAGTGCTGCGTACTCGTCCTCTGAGCCTAGGGGGCGCCACTTGTCCACCG GTTCCCAGAATGCGGGGCGCAGCTCGCCGCCACCGGGCTACGTGCCGGAACGCCAGCAGAGGATGGCCCGCCAAGGTTCCTACACCAGCGTCAACAGCGAGGGCGAGTTCATCCCGGAGACCGGTGACCAGTGT GTTCTGGATCCCTGGAGCAGTGGTGAAAATTCCGTGTCTGGAAGCTGTCAGTCTCTGGATAGCAACTCAGACAG cCCCTCCCTGAGGAAGTCTCGCATGCACAGAGCCAAGAGTTATCCCGACAACAGACAAGAGCTCTCGG ACAGGGAGAAGCACGTTTACGAGCGCATCGTCGGCAAGGGGGGCACGTACCCTCGCCGCTACCACATCTTGCTTCATCAAAAAGACCTCAGCGAAG GGCGACGCACCTTTCCTCGCATCCGTCGCCCGCAAGTGAACCTCTTCACCCTGGTGCCTTCACGCCGCTCGCTCAACGGCAGCGAGGAAAGCATGGGCAGCCGGCAGCCGACGGACGGCCGGGGCAGGCTCCGACCGCCGCAGGAACGCCCCGTCGCCCATAAAT CGCCCAGTGCTCCCGTGACATGGCGGCGGGGCAAGCTCCTGGGCCAGGGGGCCTTTGGGCGGGTCTACCTGTGCTACGACGTGGACACGGGACGGGAGCTGGCCGCCAAGCAGGTCCACTTTGATCCTGACAGTCCAGAGACAAGCAAG GAGGTCAGCGTCTTGGAATGCGAGATCCAGCTGCTGAAGAACCTTCGCCACGAGCGCATCGTGCAGTACTACGGCTGTCTGAGGAACCGCACCGAGAAGACCCTCACCATCTTCATGGAGTACATGCCCGGC GGTTCTGTCAAAGACCAGTTGAAAGCTTACGGGGCGCTGACGGAGAGTGTGACGCGAAAGTATACCCGTCAGATCCTGGAGGGGATGTCCTATCTCCACAGCAACATGATTGTGCATCGAGACATCAAAG GGGCCAACATTCTGCGAGACTCTGAGGGCAACGTCAAGCTGGGTGACTTTGGGGCCAGCAAGCGCCTGCAGACCATCTGTATGTCCGGAAAGGGCATACGCTCCTTGACCGGCACCCCCTACTGGATGAGTCCCGAGGTTATCAGCGGGGAAGGCTATGGCAGGAAGGCCGACGTCTG GAGTCTGGGCTGCACGGTGGTGGAGATGCTGACGGAGAAGCCCCCGTGGGCCGAGTACGAGGCCATGGCGGCCATTTTCAAGATCGCCACGCAGCCCACCAAGCCTCTGCTGCCGGCGCGCACCTCCGAGCAGGCGCACGACTTTGTCCGGCGCATTTTTGTCGCGGCTGAGCGACGGCCCGGCGCCGAGGAGCTGCTCGGGCACCCTTTCTCGCAGGAGTaa